Proteins encoded in a region of the Vicia villosa cultivar HV-30 ecotype Madison, WI unplaced genomic scaffold, Vvil1.0 ctg.001954F_1_1, whole genome shotgun sequence genome:
- the LOC131637255 gene encoding putative bark agglutinin LECRPA3 gives MVFFPKLVSLVLVIFTNWFLLVNSEKRVSFSVNNFNYNKPDIILQGSAKISDNGHLALTDPNDPTLLVGHALYSKPVPIWDGPSGNVARFVTSFFFDVENVGDSNPADGFVFFLAPDSEIPNNSSGGRLGVVDRNTDLNNFVGVELDNYVNSWDPKYSHIGINSNSLISLKTAPWNRVDKTLSHLTITYDSISKTLTAVLADIDGQFTTLGQVLDLKEMLPETVRIGFSASTSRGSRQLHNIRSWYFTSVLKTAINSTTSNSIASDA, from the coding sequence ATGGTTTTCTTTCCGAAACTAGTTTCTCTTGTGTTAGTTATCTTCACAAATTGGTTTCTGTTAGTGAACTCAGAAAAAAGAGTTTCCTTTAGCGTCAACAACTTCAATTATAATAAACCAGATATAATCCTTCAAGGGAGTGCCAAAATTTCAGACAATGGCCATTTGGCACTTACCGACCCTAATGATCCTACGTTGCTTGTTGGCCATGCCTTGTATTCAAAACCCGTGCCCATTTGGGACGGTCCCTCTGGCAACGTTGCTAGGTTTGTAACTTCATTCTTTTTCGACGTTGAAAATGTAGGAGATTCTAATCCTGCTGATGGCTTCGTCTTCTTTCTTGCCCCAGATTCTGAAATCCCTAACAACTCAAGTGGTGGGCGTCTCGGAGTAGTTGATAGAAACACAGATCTCAATAATTTTGTTGGCGTGGAGTTAGACAACTATGTTAATTCATGGGATCCAAAATATTCACATATTGGAATAAATTCCAACAGTTTAATATCGTTGAAGACGGCCCCATGGAACAGGGTGGACAAAACTTTGTCTCATCTAACGATCACCTATGACTCTATCTCTAAGACTTTGACTGCTGTATTAGCCGACATAGATGGCCAATTTACTACTCTTGGTCAAGTTCTTGATTTGAAAGAGATGCTCCCAGAAACAGTTAGGATTGGTTTTTCTGCTTCCACATCACGAGGATCCCGTCAACTACACAACATTCGTTCATGGTATTTCACTTCAGTTTTGAAGACAGCTATTAACAGCACCACCTCAAATTCTATTGCAAGCGATGCGTGA
- the LOC131637256 gene encoding uncharacterized protein LOC131637256: MSNMTTLSQKREVDSIIRDTIDKVLVLRFGRVSDPICLNLDQILSKAEREVSRFATVALVDVDSQDIQVYVKYFDITLIPSIVFFFNAHHMKMDSGTADHTKWIGVFHKKQDFIDVVETIFRGAMNGKLIVTCPLPTERIPKYQLLYKDV, translated from the exons ATGAGTAACATGACAACTTTGTCGCAAAAAAGAGAGGTTGATTCCATCATTAGAGATACCATTGATAAGGTTCTCGTCCTCCGCTTTGGTCGTGTCTCTGATCCTATCTGTCTTAACCTTGATCAAATT CTTTCTAAAGCAGAAAGAGAGGTGTCCAGATTCGCAACTGTGGCACTGGTTGATGTCGACTCCCAGGACATTCAAGTTTATGTCAAATATTTTGACATTACTTTAATTCCATCTATAGTATTTTTCTTCAATGCTCATCACATGAAAATGGATTCTGG GACTGCAGATCATACTAAATGGATTGGTGTTTTTCACAAAAAACAAGACTTCATTGATGTGGTAGAG ACAATATTTAGAGGAGCGATGAATGGAAAGCTCATTGTGACTTGTCCTCTCCCGACCGAAAGGATACCAAAATACCAATTACTATACAAAGATGTCTAA